ATTTATtcatctgtgtcttttgtttggGTACACTGACAGTTAGTTGTAAGGCCCCTCTAACAGCCTGTAGAGAACGAAGGATGAAAGAGGGCTtcatggagagaaagaggggttGTTGTTGCTGCCTGTTCGCTCTTTCTGCTCCTTTAGAGGCGTGACACTCAGAATAGATGCTATTGGGTCCCTTTCTCTGAGGCCGCGTACTAGACAAACATGAGCAGAGGTGGGAGTTTTTTCAGCTCCATAATGATCTAATCGCGGTGTTTTGGGTGTGTGATTTTGTCATTCAGATCCCCTTCTACAGTGAGCTGTGTGAGAAGATGAATGCAGGGGAGAACTGCAAAACCCTGGTTGGCTACTCTGCCGTCTACAAGGTGTGCTTTGGCATGTCCTgcttcttcttattcttctcTATCTTCACCATACGAGTCAACAACAGCACAGGCTGGAGGGCGGCTGTACATAACGGGTAAGAAGGCCCCGGTCCTCTTTCTGTCCACCTTTGCCCTGTCAGGAATTAAACAACTTACATTTGTCTATAATATCTAGTGGGAACCCTACACTTAGAGCCTGTGAACACACAAGCAAAAGCCAAATGAAACTCAAATTAGGCATTAATTGATCCGGTCAGTGCATAAATAGTTCTCCTGAACACAATGACTGACATACACATAAGCACCTGTTATCTTTAACACAAGATTGTATTGCTCTTAATTATACTTCAtatcctgtgttttttctgtaaaCAGTTCTGACCAGGTCACGCTGAGGCGGTTCAGTCAGAAGTCTCGTTTTGGATGtcagtttttgctttttatgtttGACTTTTCTCTTGTACAACCTTTAACTTTATCGTTGCTTTGAATGTCAGGTTCTGGTTGCTGAAGTTTATCGCACTGGTGGCATGCTGCGCTGGAGGCTTCTTCCTCCCGGAGGAGGAAACCTTTCTGGAAGGTAAAGAGAGGAAACATCTTGCAGTAAGTGACACATGTATTACCGTAAGGTCCTCTCATCTCGAAAATGAtttccctgtctctccctctgttcaaTGTCACAGTGTGGCGCTACGTAGGAGCTGCTTGCGGGTTCATTTTCCTGTTGATCCAGCTCATGCTGTTGGTGGAGTTTGCACACAGATGGAACACAAACTGGTGAGAGCAAGATGTCTTCTCTCTGGTCCTATCTCTCTTTTGACCCAGTAACTCGGAGTCTGGCTCAGTTGCGTAAGCATGGGCGCCTTGTAAATGGGAAGAGTGCTGTGCTTTCTATTTGTTCTTGAGACACTCAGAGGGTGGGACATATTCGTCTGTGGGGTTATTTGGATGAAAAAGGTTTGGAAAGAGGGAGTCATgtagctttgtgtttttgtgggtgGAGGGGAGCCTTGGCAGCAGACCGGCTCTGGGCAGATTCACAAGATACATATGGTTTAGGAGTGTACACTCGGTTTCCTCTTCCCttcccacagagacacacacataccacaGCAGACTGTTTCACAAAGCTTTAATGGTTTGTTAACCAATGCAGCAAACTTAAACCTCTCAATATGTATTGGTATGTGCACTCGTACCCacttatttagttttttagcAAAACCTTAAATTTCCAGGCAAAGTGAAAGTGATGTGGAAGCACTTAAGCAGCCATAAACCTGTCCTCTCATCTCGCGCAGGAATAACTCACCGAACATAATTTCTCcttctttacatttttctttaggatgtcagttttctttgcttttttcccctgttcACTTGATCTTTTACTTATTTAATTTGCTTTACCCTTGTTCATGTTATGGTTTTcctttctgctgtctgttttctctctctccctcttctctttccgTTTCCAGGAGTTCAGGAGTAAAGTATAATCGTCTGTGGTACGCAGCTTTGGCCCTTGTGACTCTGGTGCTGTTCAGTGCAGCAGTAGGAGCTGTAATCCTGATGGGTCTATTTTACACTGACCCCGAGGCCTGTTTACTAAACAAGATTTTCCTGGGCATCAATGGCAGCCTCTGCCTCATCGTCTCCCTGTTGGCCATCTCCCCATGCATACAGAAACGTGAGGACCTCTGCTCACAAGCACATTATCTCATTTGACTGtggaagacaaataaaaatacaggCATTTAGGTGGCGTTAATAGAAAGCGTTTTGACTTTTGACAAAGAGAAATTCACAATAGCAAAACATTtgagacacaacaaacataGTATAGTGATAGAAAGTAGCAGTAAATAAGACTGTTGGTTGTAATAATTATAATACTTCTGCATAAACTCTAAATCGTGTGTTCatctctgtgtccctgcagtGCAGCCCACATCAGgcctgctgcagccaggagTCATCAGTGTGTATGTCATGTACCTCACCTTCTCAGCTTTCTCCAGCAAACCCAAAGAGAGTGAGTATGAGTATCAGGCACCCAGCTCCACCTAGTAGTCACAGCCATTGTTGGGTATCAGTTTGAATCAACAGGTATTATTGGTATTGAGTTATGGGTTAGTCTTATTAATGCTGCAGCAAACATTATGTAAAGCAATCATAAAGTGATGTGTACACTTTACATGGAAAATATACATAAGGACACAGAATTGAGAGTCAAGAGTTCATTGGTACTACTAATGATACTAATACGTTATTTGTATATCAAAATTAATGCatcaaatgcaacacaaagtgcttaaCATGAAAGAAGATAATCATAACATTAATGGTAAAACATTAAGAATAAGGAAATAAAttaaatttgaataaaaaaacatgaccaTCAGGCAAAAACACTTGAGGAGAAAGCAATGGTGAAAAGGTGTGACCTGAGATGTTGTTTGAGAGAGTCAACAAATTTCAGGCCCTTAAGACCTTCAGGCAGACAGATTCCAGAGTTTTGAAGCATAATTAACGGCTGCTTCTCCGTGCCTTTTAGTCCTGACCTCACGAACAATGAAGAGGTTTGAGTCAGAGGGTCCGAGGGACCTCAGTAGGCACATGTGTCTTAACTGTGTCAGATGAGGCAGAGCGATTCAGATGATTACCATAACAGCGAGGGaatcacacacatctgctgtgtgaaacattGTTTTGTTCCAGTCCAGAGGAAAGAACAAGTCAAACACATATGATGAGTGTCAAGCATCAAGATCTCCGCAGTTAAACTGAGACCTTTAGACGAAGTTAGGATTCTCTGCAGTTACTGGTGCTCCGTATACATTCATCTTGACagtttattaatattttatgcAAAGATATTATTTCAAAAATAATCTGACCATAAATATTTGATATCAGCACATGCCTCTCAAGTAACACACACGTGTACTACATCCTGCCATGGAGGCTGTTGGTGTGTTTCCACTTTCCGTATGTTGTACTAtctccaccccccccacccccccttctcctgctgctgctaacactttgccaaaatacacactcacacactgcatcTTTCTCAGTCTCCCCACTCGTTTCAATACTTTGTCTGTCACctcatccatctctgtctgctctgtctttctgtttagTGGTGGAGAGAGAAGGTGTGAACGtaaccgtgtgtgtgttccccttGAACTCTGGAACGGAGAGCGACAAGAAAATCGTCACAGCTATGGGAACTGTTCTCCTGTTTGGCTGCGTGCTTTATTCTtggtaagacacacacacacacacacacacacacacacaaacttggtTTAGGTCATATTATTTTCCTGGTGACTGAACCgaaccctaaccataaccgctgcttgcctaaccctaacccgtAACGTAACCGTGACCTTAACCACTGACCAAAAAATCTGCTGTTCTGGCTTTTGTCCCCAGTTGCACCACCTGTTCCCAGTTAACTGGTCTTGTATCTGAATCTGTCCCTTAAAGTAGCATGAAAAGTCTAAAGTCATACTGACACACAGCTCTTGCTTCTCCTCGTCCTAATTTCAATGtctacacacatgcaaaccAAGTTTCCCTCTAATATATCTCCTTTACTGTTATATCATAGAATTTATAGAGTTGAGAGACTGTGCAAAGGCTGCCATCCAAAGCCATTAACAGTATTTGTGGAATAAAAGCAATGTTTTTTGTAGCAGTGTGTAGCGACAGAGGAAGGCTAGTTTTGATTGGCTATGGCTCCGGAGAGGCAGTGCATGATTGGCTGTGGCTAAGCGAAGAGTGTGAGAGACAAGAACTATGGCGTTTTGCATTTGTTCACATGTGTTTCCCATTAAGTGGAGGCATCGTGTCTCTTGTGGTCGTTGCCTGAAGAGCAGGGAGTTAGACTCTGCAGCAATCTGAAACGGCACATTATTGGGAAAATACAGAGTGACAGAATTACAacctttctctccctccgtctgGCTTTATATCTCTTTCTCTATTTCTCTTTATCCACTCTCCCTCTAGCCTGACATCCACCACCAGGCGAAGCTCTGCAGCACTCAGAGTGTGCAGGAACAGTGAGCCAGAGACTGAGGTAAACGCACAAATATTCAGATCTCCGTATGTGTGCGTGTTAATTAAATATACAGATTGGTTAAACAGATTAACAGGACTTGAAAACCCCACTGACCAGGCACTCCTGATTAGGCATCCTTATGAAATTATAGAAATTAGGCCCAGGAGatgtataatgtgtgtgtctgttccagTTAGGTGGTAACCTTTTATGTGTTTCTTTATCCTGCAGAGAGCtcgctgctgtttctgttttggaGATGACACAGGTAAGGAAAGTCAAATAATTCCTCCACGCTATCACTTCTTTTATCCCCCCTCACCCTCTCTTCCCCCGGCCTCTCCAGCCTGTTCAGTGTGCATGTCTAAGTCCCCAGTGTTTGCACACATAGGGGGCTATGCTCATTGCTATTCCTCAGCCAGATTGAAGACGGTGAGAAAGTATTGGTCAGCAAACATAGATGATGTCACTGTTACTAGGAGGTTAGTATGACAGTGAAGCAGCACCAGAGGCAAAATGAAATTGTGAGTAGGCTGacactgccccctgctggaagTAGAAACTGCTTCATGTTGGCAAGTAGAACCAGCAGAAATGTATTGCCACTAGTACTTATATTCAGTTTGGGAGTTACATATAATTAAACTAACCAGTCCAGAACAGCATTTGAATATCTGTAATATCTTTTCTCCTGCCTCGTGTCAACTGAAGTCAAAGTTTGAGGCATTTTCTCACATTAAAAGTGTAACTGACCCATGCATCCACTCTTTGCATCATTCAATGTGCACTTTTTAGACGACTATGATGAGGAGAAGACCGGTTCAGGCCAGAACGTGATGTatgatgagagagagggaaccATCTACAGCTACGCctactttcattttgtcttcttcCTGGGATCCCTCTACGTCATGATGACCGTCACCAACTGGTTCCAGTAAGTGATCCTCAGTGTGATGCACTTCCTGATTGTGGTGCAGTGGGCGTATACGGATATGCTCCTGAGAGAAATTCACAAAGCATTTTATTGAGAACTAACTCCCAAGAGGAGTAAAAGGCAGCCCACAAGCCACTTGTCACACTTTTGCTTTCCATTTTGATAAGCCAGGGTCctattgtggttttatgggaCATTTAATGgaaataagacatttttaactataatacatattaaaaaCACCAATGCTTTTCCTGCTGCGACAACGTAGGATGTCTGATATGAAAACATGTCTGTAGGGACTTTATTCTAATCAACATGAACAGATGAAAGTTATCGGTTGTTATTATTGTCTTAATTGGGTTAAATTGGCTATAATCAATATCTCCATAATAACTGTATATACTACAATGACTGTAAAAGGCTCATAACTCGTAGTGACGAACCCACAGGATGTCATCACCCGGCtctacagtttctgtcagctctTTGGAGCTCTCTGGCGCGTTTCAgatcattgttttgtttctgtggtctgtggtgaAGGTTCATTCTCATCGCTTTCTAGCATTACATTTGGACGCTGCAGCCAAatgttttcagagagaaaaaaagagcccACTGCTACCTGTCGAGCATCAAAGAGCAGATGGACAAAAAGCATCTAGCTGATGTACACAGTGGAGCATTGAGCTGCTTTTGAATCAGATATgtggtggagaacaaaacagagctaaaaggagtgTGAATATTTGACTTGCATTAAACTAGTTGGATCATATCAGCTGTATGTGTAAATCGGCATTTCTTTGCAAGCAGGCCTGCTGTATCAATTTAAAAAGGtgatatgtcaatgttgtgttgACATCCAGTgtttgctgcccccaagtggcagAAATGTTACTGCAGCTTTGGTATTGCTCTGTTGTTAATTGAGGTTAAGAATCAGCCCTGCTCAGTTTTCTCACTGTGCTTTCCTTTTGCAGCTATGATAACCATAAGATCGAGAAACTGTTGGAGGGGAGCTGGTCAGTGTTCTGGATCAAGATGGCCTCCTGCTGGGTCTGTCTCGTCCTCTACATGTGGACCCTCGTCGCTCCCATGGTCTGTCCGAAGCGCTTTGAGGCCTAGGACCCACATCACTACACTACAGTCAGGGTACTCTGATTCTTGGGATGTGGCCAGGCAAACACCCTCATCCTGAGCCAAGGGACCACCACAGCCCCCATTTACCTTGAAATACAACCCTACACTACCCTCAGCATTCAAAATGGAGGATTATCTGTTGccttttgttttatattttagtgtttcttttactttgttttacaATGTTAAGCTGTTAATACTTTGATGATAATTTTGTCATCTTTTACTTACTCCTGGAGTTTTGTATTACTTACAGGTTTGTAATTACATAAAGAATCATAGGACTTGAGTTACATTGTGAAACATGTGAAGCATCCACCTCCTATAGATTCCTTGATAATTTCAGATTTGAAAGTATATTTTGTAagtatttcctgtgtgtgtccgtTTTTCTTGGATTCCCGCTTTTACTCTCAGCCAGGCATTTCAGTTCTGTACAGTTGGACCATAAAGTTGTAGCAAAGTTGAGGGACAAATTTATTTCAGGTTAGAGATGTTACAAGAGAAATTGTATTTATTGAAATGTCTCAAGTAATGACAAATCATTTGGAAGGAATGTGGCGTAAATTGAGTTAAATTTGTCCCCAGCTTTGTTTAAAAACTCATCTCTCAGGCTCAAATGTAAGCTGTATATGATTATGCTTTGTTATGTTGCGCCCTTTTGTAGAAGTTTTCTATGCAACAGAACAAGCTCTTTTCGATATTATAGACGCCCAGTGTTGTGAAGTTTCCACTTAGATCACAAGGATAATGTTTCAGATTTTATTAATGTCAGTGCTCCCTTTGAGCCAGATCTTTTCTTAGGAAAATCGATGTCATTTGTACAACATTTCCAGTCATCATCATTGTGGCACAGGGCAATGTTCTTCAAATCAACCTGCCTTACGCAACAATGACGCTAGTGGAGTGCCGCCTCTCTGGAAGAGCTGCAGTGACATAGATGAGGAACGTTTGCCAAAGGTAGATGTCAGAAAACAAGAACATACTCTATCAGATTGTTTGGTCAGTTACATACAAAATTATAACTGAGAACATTATGTAtttgcatgcacagacacttaaatcagctgttttctgtacAGTTAAAAGGCGTTTGGCCTTGTATTTGTTACATGTCAGCTCATAATGGTGGTCATAAGGTAGCATGAGTGCTTTTATTAGTTATTCAACACTGGATGTTGAGTTTACTGCCGAATTAAAATTCACACAAAGacctgtttggttttctttgtgtaAAATTACATTATATTGCACATTGTCAACTGCAAGTCGTTTATCATTCTCATTCATCATAAATCAGTATGTTCGTCTTTCCTCTGACTGTATTCCTAACATGTTTTATAATAACTTATATGTACATTTTGCCGAAAGTTCTGTGGTCTATGGGAAGTTTAATTTGAATTATGCTCTGTGTACCTGCAAATTATGTCATGTGACTTAtcttttttggaaacatttctgcatttgaaTTATTGGTATGAATGTAGAAATTAAATGGTGCTCTGCAGCTTTGATACCAAGCTACAAAAGAATCCTAAATCAGATAGCAGGACCCACTGTGAAGGCTGTGTACTACCGTAACATACACTTTTTTGATCAATTAGTATGTTTGAAATACGGAGATGTGGGTGCCATGCAGTTCACATTTAATAAAACATCCATTGAACACCATTGTAGTGTCTTTAATTGCCCATATAGTTTTCCGTCATATAGATAAATAACATACAATGGTCTCATACAAAAAATGAGATATAACCTGATTTGATTTTGTGAAATGCTCAAGATTTTATTGTACTTACGATATATTCAAAAAAGTATTGCATCTTTAACACTACCCCTAAAATACTGATCAAATCACAGAACCCTGCTGATCATTTATTCTAAAATGTACTGGCTTTAGTTACACTGAATTAAAGTATATAATGCCCAAAGTTCTGCTTTCCTAAGACCCTCTCACTCAAATAACTAAGTTAAAATGTCTTCGCCAGAGTCTTTCACCAAAGCTGTCCATCATGTTCCCTCTCACATCCATCTTTAACTCCTGTCCTCTACCTCTTTGTTCCCAGCTGTGCAGCTCTTTCATCCACGTATTCAACAGGGTTCAAGTTGTTTCCTCGGTGGGTCACCCCCCTTCTCCGGCCTCACTGTGTGCTCTGGGCACTGAGATCCTGATAGTCAGCAGGAATAGTGTCTGTAGGGATGAGAAAGGAAAAAACTCATAAGCACAGTTGCACATTGTGTACCTGACTAGACTGCCTTTAACTTGCAGCCACTCACCGTTGCAACGGTACTTCAGATTGGACCAGATTATATTCTCCTGTGAGAAGCAGAACACGCCCAGTCTCCCGCCTCTCATGCTGGTGTCAATTATCACCCCTGTGTCCGCCACCAGGTTCGAACCCTCGAAGAAGCGAGCCCTGGTCCACGCATTCAGTGAAACCAGttagatcacacacacacagaatgagtaTGTCTCTTGAGTGCTGGTGTGCGTCTGATTGTACCTGATGTATCCAACCTGTGGTCTGTGCTGGAGGAACCAGCGGTAGGACACTTTGTCCTTCCAGCCAACATTCCTGGGGTCCTTCCACAGGAGACGGACCTGCTCGCTGGTGTCTCCCGTGTGCCAGAGGGAGTTCCTCAGATACTCACCAGGACCAGTCTTAGACTTCACAACCTAATGATAAGGAGACAGATAGCACAAGAGAGGGAAAAACTGATGACAGGTGATGAGAGCGGGCAATCAATGAACTCCAAACGGCCCTGATGGTCAAGTAAGCACCTTGGCTGCCATTGGTGCGTGAATAGGCGAAAACGTTATACgctatataaatgcagccaCTGACCTTGAGTTGTATTCCCGGCTCAGCAACGGCTCTGAAGGGCGCAGCCTGCCAGTacgtctgttctgtctgtttccaCATCACCACGTAGAAGGAGGAGGAGTCCTGGTAGCCGAAGATGAAGCCAGCGTAGTCATCATCGGTCACCGTGTTTACATGGAATGTTCCCTCAAAGTCAACCCCACTGAACGCCGTGTAGCCTGCAGAAGTGGACAGTGGAGTAGAAAAAGACCACGTTAGGTGAAGGCTGACAAAAAACACATAGAGGAGAATGGGAAATATTCAATTGTTAAAAGAGATGAAGATCAGACAGTATGAAGGTATTCTGTGCTTACCTACAGCAAGGCCAGGGTCAGAGTTCATGGTCTGAACTATCTCCATGCCCTGACAGCACAAAAGAGAGTGGCTTCACTTTATTTGTACTCTTATGGGACTCATATATTATTTAATGTTAACTGAATAATCATCATTTTATCTTGTTTAAAATGAGGAGGTGACCATATTATAAATATTTTATAGAATATGGACAGAACACACTCAGATTTATACAAAGATTGATTGAAACTGTAACAGAGGGGAGCCAGGAAGAGTGTTGAACTTTAACTATTGTTTACCTGATTGAGGACCACCCAGTTGGGGTCAATCTGAGAGTCCCCTTCTGGGTCCAGCACTACAGTCTGATAGGCCCTGAAGTCGGTCAGGGTGACCTCAGCGTTCTCTGGGCAGTGGTCGATAATGTCGATGACATTGTCTTTGTCAAAGTCTCCTTCGCATGCGTCTCCAACTTTGTTGTCTGAAATACAAGAACACCGCTTAGGAaccacacagcagaaacaggtacagcacacacacatgtacacacccAGGAACAAACACCAAGCTGTACTAACTGTCTGAGTCCTTTTGGTCTGAGTTGGCAACCAGTCTGCAGTTGTCATCCTCGTCCAGTATGTTGTCGTTATCGTCGTCATCGTCGCATTCATCTCCCTTTCAAGACAAAATAGCCCGTTTGGATGAGTGCAAGCATAGAGCCGTCTATTTGTCATGACTCATGAGATGAATCAATGAAACATGATGCATTGAGTAGATTAAGTAAAGGATGAAGGAAGAGGCAGTTTAAAACCATTCCATCCTTGTCGGtgtccagctgagaggagtTGATGACCGTGGGACAGTTGTCCTTTGTGTTCTGATGGCCGTCACCatcactgaagaagaagagcagggcaggtaaaacaaaatgacaaaacttcATGCATCTTTATACGCATTCATACCACAGGCCTGACAGTGGGCTCTACCTGTCTATGTTGTCGTCACAGGTGTCTCCTACGAGGTCATCATCTGAGTCAGACTGCAGGTAGACATGACAAACACTGATGTTCAGAGTTATGGCAGCGCATGAATCTTTTTCAGGTTCTTGTTTGGTTTGTTACCTGGTTTGGGTTAACCATATCAGGACAGCTGTCACAGGCATCTCCCACCCCATCgttgtctctgtctttttggtCTGGGTTGGGGACTCGCTGGCAATTGTCAAGAATATTCTTCAAGCCTGAGAACATAAACGCCTCAGCTTTTAAATTTCTGCATCATGTATAAAAGTGGTgacaggaaaataaagacagcaTGACAAAACGCAGCCCACAGACCCAGTCTGTCAAATGCATCGCCAGATGGCAGTGTTTGTTTAAGAGGAAGGTGAAATAGTTTCCAGGGGCCTTCAATGCCTGGCGGAGGCTCACCGTGGAAAAATGCTTTTAGAACGGAGACAGACATGACCAAGCGCTTAGCAATCCAGCCTTGGAGTTAAAGACATAACCAAACGATCAAGAGGCTGGCGCTCTGCCAAAATGAACAAAGCGGGGTCACCAAACAGAGTCTAAACAGGCAACATGCATAAGCATATGAAGGTAAACATGCAGGCACGCACAAAGGCAAGAAGTTAAAACTGTGCTGCGAGTGGAACGAATGAGAGGTCCTCTAAAAGGGCAATCGAGTGAAGTATGTGAGAAAAGTGTGTGAGACATTGCTTATAATTCCAGTTggaacatttcaacatttaacaCTGTTTTCTACTGGGGTTTAAATGGCTTGTTTCTGCAAATGACGCTCAAGTTGTTTCCCTGAAGGCCAATGATCTAACTGCTAGAGGATGTGAATTGGAAACAGAAGCAAAAATGACCAGGAGGATGTTTTGAACAGATAAAGTGCTGCCAGTCCTCACTTTCCACTGGACAGGGTAGTAAAGGTTGTACTCTTGTCTGGACAGTCTGGTCCAGACAGTCTGTGGTTTGGATAACCCTCACAGACACGATAGTCTTTTAATGTGATTATCAGCCATCAGGTTTCACAATGTGTTCTTAGCTTTATTACCTCTAATTGATgcaataaaagcacaaatggTCCAGTTACTAGCCCTCCCACAGTAATGACCATCCAACCTTTTCAGCCATTGCGACCATTTACAAAAATATGCCCCTCTAATTACACCCAGTGATGGGCAGCAATCACAAAACTATGTGACAATAACAAACACGCTTACCGTCCCCATCCATATCATCATCACAGTCATCTCCCAGCCCGTCCTGATCGGTGTCCCTCTGTGAGGGATTTTCAACTGTTCTGCAGTTGTCGCAGGCGTCACCATGGAGGTCCTTATCGCTGTTCCTTTGGTCCACATTTGGAACAAGCCAGCAATTGTCCTGGGACAGAAAAATTAGATTTGAGCGCAAGGTCTGACAGAGAGTTAAATTCCTGTTCACAGAATGCTAGAGCCCACTAAAATCTGTGAGAGTTCATACACTGGACTACAACACCTACATCAATGTTAATAATGCCATCACtgtctgcatcatcatcacaggCGTCACCCATCCCGTCCCTGTCTGCATCCTCTTGGCCAGAgtttggcacaaacacacagttatcctggaaacagcacaaacacacacagctttagtTTTTTATCCTAACACGAATTAACCACAAGAGAGGGTAATGGGTATAGTCATGAGTACCTGCTTACAGTTGTTGTCCCTGCACTTGAGCTTACTGTCGGGATATGCGTCAATATCGGTGTCCTTTCCACACACATAGCCATTACCTGCCCAACCAACGCCACACTGACACACGCAAGAAGGAAAAGACATGGCATGACATTTTAGGTAAATTATGTAATGTGGAACAGTTAGTGATTCACATTCATAGTACTGGGGTATTCATAAGGCTGCATATGACGTCAGTATTCTCTGAATTCTTACCATACAGCTAATGCTGCCGTCTCTCTCCACGACGCACTCGGCATTGACGTCACAGGGATTCGGTTGACCGTTCGGGCACAACCTGGAACCATGGCAGCCTCTCACCTGGTCACCTGTGAAGCCAGCTCTGCACTCTCCGCAGCGGAAGGAGCCCTGAAGAGGACAGTGCAGAGTCAGAAACCAGGGCCCTCTGCTGTAAGAGAGTGTGATAAAAACCATACACCAGCCCCAGTGGTCTTACCATACTGTTGTAGCAGTGTGAGTTGGCAGTGCAGCCTCCATTTTCAGGTGGGCCCAGACACTCATCTATATCCTCACACACCTGGGAAGAGCAGATGAAAGTCAGTATATAAAGAGGAAGATTCATATTCTGTCAACAGGTGCAGATAAACCGAACAGATGGATAAGTTGTTATTgtacctgtttgtgtgtcttagCATAGGACACTCCCACCCCAGTTAACTGTGGTCCAGTGTATCCCAGAGGGCATTGCTCACAGCGGAAACCAGGAGCAATGTTCACACACCGGACACCAGGGAAACATGGGTTAAACTggcactaaaacacacacaaatatatagaTGGTAAAATGCTAAGTGCTACTGTCAATGATGGGCGGTAGAGACATATCCACACTGAGGAGCACATGATCCCTACCTCGTCTACATCGTCACAGTGCCTCCCATCTCCCGTAAATCCATCTGGACAGGGGGCACACTGGATATCCCCTGACTCCGTATGAATGCACATATCCTGTCTGAAGCAGGTCCCAGGTGGGCACTGAGTTGGAGGGTGATTTGTGTCAAACTTCCCAGTACTTGGAGCTGGACCTGAGTTGGTTGGACTGCCTCTGAGACCTGTGGACACATGGAGAGCACCTTTTTGAAATTTCCCTTTGACATTACAGTCTAAATACTGTGTAAATGACAAGTCTGGTTATAGTGTTTGTGCTGCTTACCACAGGCAAGACACTCTGCGATG
This Chaetodon auriga isolate fChaAug3 chromosome 5, fChaAug3.hap1, whole genome shotgun sequence DNA region includes the following protein-coding sequences:
- the thbs4a gene encoding thrombospondin-4a; this translates as MMGVWAGAAALCLLLQQLVLSVTAQGIVYDLLESPDCLPDLLQGSLKNKGRDEAFLLSSFKLRNKAPTSLYSVINPRDNTKYLELSVQAKLSKVTIRYQKTDGRFGTTSFNHASLADGRDHHMMLHASGLQRGPPRLNIYVDCRLAHTLDDLPAAFGSLPSGPNKVALRTLQSSGQDELTDLKLVIGDTIDNVATLQDCSMDQAESLQLLGIQGGRMVQDQATMVELKSMLSEMRELLHQQIKETTFLRNTIAECLACGLRGSPTNSGPAPSTGKFDTNHPPTQCPPGTCFRQDMCIHTESGDIQCAPCPDGFTGDGRHCDDVDECQFNPCFPGVRCVNIAPGFRCEQCPLGYTGPQLTGVGVSYAKTHKQVCEDIDECLGPPENGGCTANSHCYNSMGSFRCGECRAGFTGDQVRGCHGSRLCPNGQPNPCDVNAECVVERDGSISCMCGVGWAGNGYVCGKDTDIDAYPDSKLKCRDNNCKQDNCVFVPNSGQEDADRDGMGDACDDDADSDGIINIDDNCWLVPNVDQRNSDKDLHGDACDNCRTVENPSQRDTDQDGLGDDCDDDMDGDGLKNILDNCQRVPNPDQKDRDNDGVGDACDSCPDMVNPNQSDSDDDLVGDTCDDNIDSDGDGHQNTKDNCPTVINSSQLDTDKDGMGDECDDDDDNDNILDEDDNCRLVANSDQKDSDNNKVGDACEGDFDKDNVIDIIDHCPENAEVTLTDFRAYQTVVLDPEGDSQIDPNWVVLNQGMEIVQTMNSDPGLAVGYTAFSGVDFEGTFHVNTVTDDDYAGFIFGYQDSSSFYVVMWKQTEQTYWQAAPFRAVAEPGIQLKVVKSKTGPGEYLRNSLWHTGDTSEQVRLLWKDPRNVGWKDKVSYRWFLQHRPQVGYIRARFFEGSNLVADTGVIIDTSMRGGRLGVFCFSQENIIWSNLKYRCNDTIPADYQDLSAQSTQ
- the serinc5 gene encoding serine incorporator 5, which translates into the protein MCTPCCISQLACCCGSAACSCCCNCCPKIKQSTGTRVMYALYFLLVTIICVIMMSPTVEQELRDHIPFYSELCEKMNAGENCKTLVGYSAVYKVCFGMSCFFLFFSIFTIRVNNSTGWRAAVHNGFWLLKFIALVACCAGGFFLPEEETFLEVWRYVGAACGFIFLLIQLMLLVEFAHRWNTNWSSGVKYNRLWYAALALVTLVLFSAAVGAVILMGLFYTDPEACLLNKIFLGINGSLCLIVSLLAISPCIQKLQPTSGLLQPGVISVYVMYLTFSAFSSKPKEMVEREGVNVTVCVFPLNSGTESDKKIVTAMGTVLLFGCVLYSCLTSTTRRSSAALRVCRNSEPETERARCCFCFGDDTDDYDEEKTGSGQNVMYDEREGTIYSYAYFHFVFFLGSLYVMMTVTNWFHYDNHKIEKLLEGSWSVFWIKMASCWVCLVLYMWTLVAPMVCPKRFEA